One genomic region from Asterias amurensis chromosome 7, ASM3211899v1 encodes:
- the LOC139939732 gene encoding putative mitochondrial transporter UCP3 isoform X1, with product MVGFAPTDIPPTIGMKLFSAGMAACIADAGTFPLDTAKVRLQIQGESSSAQSKSFSFAKAKSERSHFKYRGIFGTISTIIRQEGPRSLYNGLVAGLQRQMCFASIRIGLYDSVKQVYSGTAQAHGYTGTNIMTKILAGITTGAMAVSFAQPTDVVKVRMQAQTNIDPTKPKRYTGAMHAYRTIARDEGMRGLWKGTLPNVTRNAVVNASELVAYDMIKERILKTGLMADMFPLHFVSAFGAGFVATCCVSPIDVVKTRYMNSPPGQYKGAIDVAVKMFREGGPVAFYKGFMPNFVRLGSWNVAMFVCYEQLKRVCVNVVNNN from the exons ATGGTCGGGTTTGCACCTACGGATATTCCCCCAACAATAGGGATGAAGCTCTTCAGTGCAGGAATGGCTGCCTGTATAGCGGACGCTGGCACGTTCCCCTTGGATACCGCAAAAGTCAGGTTGCAG ATTCAAGGAGAGAGTTCATCCGCCCAGTCCAAGTCCTTCTCCTTCGCCAAAGCCAAATCGGAAAGGTCGCACTTCAAGTACCGTGGAATCTTTGGCACGATCAGCACCATCATACGCCAGGAGGGTCCGCGCAGCTTGTATAATGGTCTGGTGGCGGGCTTACAACGACAGATGTGTTTTGCGTCGATCCGGATCGGTCTTTATGATTCGGTCAAACAGGTGTACTCAGGTACCGCTCAAGCTCACG GTTACACAGGAACAAATATAATGACAAAAATCCTTGCCGGGATTACAACGGGAGCTATGGCAGTGTCGTTTGCCCAGCCGACGGACGTGGTCAAAGTGCGCATGCAGGCACAGACAAACATTGACCCCACCAAGCCCAAGAGGTACACAGGAGCAATGCATGCCTATCGGACGATAGCAAGAGACGAAGGGATGAGGGGATTATGGAAGG gaACTTTGCCCAATGTCACACGTAATGCTGTGGTCAACGCCAGCGAACTCGTTGCCTACGACATGATCAAAGAGCGCATCCTTAAAACAGGTCTCATGGCCGACATGTTCCCGCTGCACTTTGTGTCTGCGTTCGGCGCTGGGTTTGTAGCGACATGTTGTGTCTCCCCAATCGACGTCGTCAAAACAAGGTACATGAACTCACCCCCTGGACAGTACAAGGGCGCCATCGATGTTGCCGTCAAGATGTTCAGAGAAGGTGGACCGGTTGCATTTTATAAAGG ATTCATGCCCAACTTTGTACGTCTTGGCTCTTGGAATGTGGCCATGTTTGTCTGCTATGAGCAACTGAAGAGAGTCTGTGTGAACGTCGTCAACAATAACTAG
- the LOC139939732 gene encoding putative mitochondrial transporter UCP3 isoform X2, producing the protein MVGFAPTDIPPTIGMKLFSAGMAACIADAGTFPLDTAKVRLQIQGESSSAQSKSFSFAKAKSERSHFKYRGIFGTISTIIRQEGPRSLYNGLVAGLQRQMCFASIRIGLYDSVKQVYSGYTGTNIMTKILAGITTGAMAVSFAQPTDVVKVRMQAQTNIDPTKPKRYTGAMHAYRTIARDEGMRGLWKGTLPNVTRNAVVNASELVAYDMIKERILKTGLMADMFPLHFVSAFGAGFVATCCVSPIDVVKTRYMNSPPGQYKGAIDVAVKMFREGGPVAFYKGFMPNFVRLGSWNVAMFVCYEQLKRVCVNVVNNN; encoded by the exons ATGGTCGGGTTTGCACCTACGGATATTCCCCCAACAATAGGGATGAAGCTCTTCAGTGCAGGAATGGCTGCCTGTATAGCGGACGCTGGCACGTTCCCCTTGGATACCGCAAAAGTCAGGTTGCAG ATTCAAGGAGAGAGTTCATCCGCCCAGTCCAAGTCCTTCTCCTTCGCCAAAGCCAAATCGGAAAGGTCGCACTTCAAGTACCGTGGAATCTTTGGCACGATCAGCACCATCATACGCCAGGAGGGTCCGCGCAGCTTGTATAATGGTCTGGTGGCGGGCTTACAACGACAGATGTGTTTTGCGTCGATCCGGATCGGTCTTTATGATTCGGTCAAACAGGTGTACTCAG GTTACACAGGAACAAATATAATGACAAAAATCCTTGCCGGGATTACAACGGGAGCTATGGCAGTGTCGTTTGCCCAGCCGACGGACGTGGTCAAAGTGCGCATGCAGGCACAGACAAACATTGACCCCACCAAGCCCAAGAGGTACACAGGAGCAATGCATGCCTATCGGACGATAGCAAGAGACGAAGGGATGAGGGGATTATGGAAGG gaACTTTGCCCAATGTCACACGTAATGCTGTGGTCAACGCCAGCGAACTCGTTGCCTACGACATGATCAAAGAGCGCATCCTTAAAACAGGTCTCATGGCCGACATGTTCCCGCTGCACTTTGTGTCTGCGTTCGGCGCTGGGTTTGTAGCGACATGTTGTGTCTCCCCAATCGACGTCGTCAAAACAAGGTACATGAACTCACCCCCTGGACAGTACAAGGGCGCCATCGATGTTGCCGTCAAGATGTTCAGAGAAGGTGGACCGGTTGCATTTTATAAAGG ATTCATGCCCAACTTTGTACGTCTTGGCTCTTGGAATGTGGCCATGTTTGTCTGCTATGAGCAACTGAAGAGAGTCTGTGTGAACGTCGTCAACAATAACTAG
- the LOC139940065 gene encoding sulfotransferase 1B1-like: protein MATNPLLAMFPPIINGKTHEELLLEIEEYHKSSGVHKLNGNNYSWVMPRANFDAIKTFEVREEDIFNITFPKSGTHWIGEIIHFILHDGRSDFNRENMKSALETTLVMNPSDVNSGVPGYKTYEKIMSNPRVIPTHCQVDLLPPRMWEKKPKVIYLARNPKDLLVSYFNFIKSLLTPSLQTWEGFLFLLMTGQMIGGSWFDHVLGYWEHRNDDNVLFLKYEDLHKDLPGNIRKIATHLGKDLSDDVIATIAEHVTFGGMQKSYQKIEEEQGEEGKLLTRMFGVIPYLNKGKVGSWKSMFTAEQSALFDMLYAEKMKGSGLDFDFEL from the exons ATGGCTACCAACCCTCTACTGGCGATGTTCCCGCCGATAatcaacgggaaaacccacgaAGAATTATTACTGGAGATCGAGGAATACCACAAGAGTTCTGGGGTTCACAAACTGAACGGTAATAACTACAGCTGGGTTATGCCGCGCGCCAATTTCGACGCCATCAAAACTTTTGAGGTCAGAGAGGAGGACATTTTCAACATCACATTCCCAAAATCAG GAACTCATTGGATAGGGGAGATCATACATTTCATCCTCCACGATGGCCGTTCAGATTTCAACAGAGAAAACATGAAGTCTGCACTGGAGACTACGCTCGTTATGAACCCATCAGATGTTAATAGTGGGGTACCGGGTTATAAGACCTACGAGAAAATCATGTCTAACCCGAGGGTCATACCTACTCACTGTCAAGTAGACCTGTTACCACCACGAATGTGGGAGAAAAAGCCAAAG GTGATTTACCTGGCCCGCAACCCAAAGGATCTACTGGTTTCCTACTTCAATTTCATCAAGTCTCTGCTTACCCCGTCATTACAGACGTGGGAAGGGTTCCTCTTTCTGCTCATGACTGGGCAAA TGATTGGTGGTTCTTGGTTTGATCACGTGCTTGGTTATTGGGAGCATAGAAACGACGATAATGTCTTATTCCTCAAGTATGAAGATCTTCATAAG GACTTGCCGGGAAATATTCGTAAGATTGCAACCCACCTCGGCAAGGATCTCAGCGATGATGTCATCGCAACCATCGCAGAACACGTGACCTTCGGCGGGATGCAGAAATCTTACCAGAAAATTGAGGAGGAGCAGGGTGAGGAGGGGAAGTTACTGACGAGAATGTTTGGCGTCATTCCCTATCTCAACAAAG GTAAAGTCGGAAGTTGGAAGAGCATGTTTACGGCAGAGCAGAGCGCCCTCTTCGACATGCTCTATGCAGAGAAGATGAAGGGAAGCGGGCTCGACTTCGACTTTGAACTTTAG